AACGGAAATCATTAGAAACACACATAAACCGCTTACGATCAAACTTTTCTTTGTCTTCATAACTACCTCCTTGAGCAGGATAAATTTCGTTAAAGAGTTCCTTTGAATTTCGGGCATATCATTGTTGACTATAACAGGACTATGGAACGCGTATGTGCAGGAAATGTTCGCCCCATGCATATTATTTCCCTCCTTCCTACCCGAGTTTTCTACTCATGAAATTGTAAATGGGCACATAAACAATGCCAATATAGATTCCATAAAGAAAGCTCTCAACAAGGCCGAGGAGGAATCCGCCAAAACTTAACCATCTGAATGCAGGGAGCACAGATTCGAGAAACTTAGACATGCCGTGTAATCGTTCCGGCACTACCAACCCATAGAGCACGCACAGAATAAAGGAAAGCGCGAGGAAAATCCCTAATGACCAACTGACTACCTTTATGTTCAACATCTGTGTTCTCCTTTTGGCTCTTTCCCTGATGAGGTGTCCCCAGCATGGCCTTTATGTCCTTCGTTATCTTTCTCTCCGTGTTTCCCATGGCCACCCATACATCCGTGACCGGAAAGATGCATTGCTATGAAAATAATGAAAAATAAGATAAAAAACCAATTTTCTCGAACCCATTCCATTGCTTCTCCTTGCTGAAATAGTTGTCGTTGATGGATTTTCTTCAAATAATCCGATACATTATCTTAGTCGCTGCATAGTATCCTCCTTTCCGTCCGTCGTTGACATAACCGCTGCCAACGTCTTCTTGTCTGCCTTTATTGCACGGCGTCCGTTTGTTTCAACTCTTGCGAAAGAAAGTAATTCAAGACCGTTCGAATTCCGACGATTGCTGCGAGCAGACCAATATCCTGCCATGTCGGTGAGATTGCGGTTCTGAGAATATCGGCGCTTATCAGGAACTCAAGGGCAAGGGAAAGGGAATGCCCAAGATGGTTTCTGCTGCGTACCATTGCCTGATAATCAGAGCGGATGAAAAATGTCTTTTTCGCATACATTCCCAAAGCACCAACGATGCCGAAGATGATAATGATTACCGCGATTCCTTCCGCCAACATCGCTGCATAATGTGCCACATTTTTGATGAGTTCGTGCATCCTGATTATCCTTTAACTGAAGTAGGAATTCAGGACGCATTCCTGAATCATCCTGTGCGTATCAATAAGAGAGACATTATTCGCCAACCGCATCCCCTTATCTGTCAAAGTTCCTCACTTCTCTTGCCAATCGTACCGTCATTATGGGGCAGACTTATGACGAATGTCGTGCCTTTCCCTGATTTGCTTTCAACTGAAATAGTTCCTCCATGAGCCTGAATTATTTTCTTTGCAAATGTAAGCCCGAGTCCCGGCCCGCGCATTTTGGAGCTGAAAAAGGGATCAAATATCTGCCTGATATTATTCTCAGGGATACCTTTACCAGTATCGGATATCTTTATCTCAATCTGGTTATTGGCAAGGCAATCAGTAATCGTAAGTATTTTCTGTTTCCCCTGCATAGCTTCGATAGCATTCCTGATGATACTTGTAAAAGCCTCTGCCATTCTGTCTTTGTCAAGAGGGATCGATGGCAACGTGCTCATTAAATCAGTCCTCACCTCCACTCGCTCTTTGGTAAATTCTTTCCCAAAAGCTTTCAGGACATTCATGATAACGTCGTTTATATTCACAGGCTCCTTGCGGAATACGCTTAAAGGTACAAGATCAATGAGCTTTGATACCATTCTCTCCAGTCTTTTGACCTCCTCAAGAACCATCTCAAGATATTTTCTTTCCGGGTCTCCTTTGGGAAACTTTCGATATACTCTGCGGACGAATCCCCCTATCGAGACAAGGGGATTCCTTACCTCATGAGCTACCTTATCCATCACTTTTGCCAGCTCTTCTGATGTCTGTTTCTCTACAGATCTGTCACGAGCCTTTTTCATGTGAATAACGCTTTCAGGATCTCCGTCGAAACTGTCCTTGCATTGCCTTGAGCAGAAAGAATAGGTGATCCCTTTATACAGAGAAGTCCCGAAAACATTCTCCTTTTCTACTGGCATACCACAGACCGGATCAATAAGTTTCATCGGCTATCCCTGGATAACTCCGTACTATTTTCTCGATACTCATATGCTCATTTA
This sequence is a window from Nitrospirota bacterium. Protein-coding genes within it:
- a CDS encoding DUF5676 family membrane protein — its product is MLNIKVVSWSLGIFLALSFILCVLYGLVVPERLHGMSKFLESVLPAFRWLSFGGFLLGLVESFLYGIYIGIVYVPIYNFMSRKLG
- a CDS encoding DUF2933 domain-containing protein, coding for MEWVRENWFFILFFIIFIAMHLSGHGCMGGHGKHGEKDNEGHKGHAGDTSSGKEPKGEHRC
- a CDS encoding DUF1622 domain-containing protein → MHELIKNVAHYAAMLAEGIAVIIIIFGIVGALGMYAKKTFFIRSDYQAMVRSRNHLGHSLSLALEFLISADILRTAISPTWQDIGLLAAIVGIRTVLNYFLSQELKQTDAVQ
- a CDS encoding ATP-binding protein, which gives rise to MKLIDPVCGMPVEKENVFGTSLYKGITYSFCSRQCKDSFDGDPESVIHMKKARDRSVEKQTSEELAKVMDKVAHEVRNPLVSIGGFVRRVYRKFPKGDPERKYLEMVLEEVKRLERMVSKLIDLVPLSVFRKEPVNINDVIMNVLKAFGKEFTKERVEVRTDLMSTLPSIPLDKDRMAEAFTSIIRNAIEAMQGKQKILTITDCLANNQIEIKISDTGKGIPENNIRQIFDPFFSSKMRGPGLGLTFAKKIIQAHGGTISVESKSGKGTTFVISLPHNDGTIGKRSEEL